Proteins found in one Bremerella volcania genomic segment:
- a CDS encoding nucleoside deaminase, giving the protein MGSSLVVGGKLRSQRHNRRVQQGSVILHAEMHCLEEAGRLTPRQYLNSVLYTTLSPCDMCSGTALLYKIPKIVIGENQTFQGPESYLRTRGIELVVLDDVECKALMDELIAAHPQLWNEDIGEV; this is encoded by the coding sequence ATCGGTTCCTCGCTCGTGGTCGGCGGAAAGCTACGCAGCCAGAGACATAATCGGCGTGTTCAGCAAGGAAGTGTCATCCTGCACGCCGAGATGCATTGCCTGGAAGAAGCAGGCCGACTGACGCCCAGGCAATACCTCAACTCGGTTCTCTACACAACGCTATCTCCCTGCGACATGTGCAGCGGTACGGCACTTCTTTACAAGATTCCGAAGATCGTGATTGGCGAGAACCAAACCTTCCAAGGCCCTGAGTCCTATCTGAGGACACGCGGGATCGAGTTAGTGGTTCTGGACGATGTTGAATGCAAAGCCTTAATGGATGAGCTCATCGCTGCTCATCCTCAGTTGTGGAACGAGGACATCGGCGAAGTTTAA
- a CDS encoding DUF1559 domain-containing protein, producing MNRKLESPKGFTLVELLVVIAIIGVLIALLLPAVQQAREAARRSQCVNHLKQLGLAMHNYESTFGIFPYGHQTEVGGNTHRRDCWYQRILPFLEQRALSEAYEADPGEYVMHVDSDIKKAEVYTLTCPSDPSSPGHGGSGDSISFQGNYAMSAGPGTYTFDNSTTPPTINVTDRNLTGTDPGGMFYRESHNTFRDCTDGSSNTLMAIEGIIRKSGVSSWGETGGYWGGAPHGSFGISVAETPNTSVADRLYSCSVTSVPGAPSDAPCENGNADGLAGRWNFARSYHPGGVNAVMVDGSVHFFTDTINRQTWLRLGIRGDGQVVGDY from the coding sequence ATGAATCGAAAGCTCGAGTCCCCGAAGGGATTCACCCTGGTCGAACTCTTGGTGGTAATCGCCATTATTGGCGTACTCATCGCGTTACTTTTGCCTGCGGTTCAACAGGCCCGCGAAGCAGCGAGAAGATCACAATGTGTAAATCATCTTAAGCAGCTTGGCTTGGCCATGCACAACTATGAAAGCACGTTTGGAATTTTCCCTTACGGTCATCAAACCGAAGTTGGTGGAAACACGCATCGTCGTGACTGTTGGTACCAGCGTATCCTCCCGTTCCTGGAACAACGCGCGCTTTCCGAAGCCTATGAAGCGGACCCCGGCGAGTACGTAATGCACGTAGACAGCGACATCAAGAAAGCTGAAGTCTACACGCTGACGTGTCCATCGGACCCCAGTTCTCCGGGGCACGGCGGTTCAGGCGACTCGATTAGCTTCCAAGGTAACTATGCCATGTCTGCTGGCCCAGGCACATACACGTTTGACAATTCGACGACGCCGCCCACGATCAACGTCACCGACCGAAACCTGACCGGAACCGATCCCGGCGGCATGTTCTACCGTGAGTCGCACAATACGTTCCGTGATTGCACCGACGGTTCCTCCAATACGCTCATGGCCATCGAAGGCATCATTCGCAAAAGCGGAGTTTCCTCGTGGGGCGAAACGGGCGGCTACTGGGGAGGTGCTCCGCATGGCTCGTTTGGGATTTCAGTCGCAGAGACTCCGAATACCAGTGTGGCAGACCGGCTCTATTCCTGCTCGGTAACATCCGTGCCAGGCGCACCCAGCGATGCTCCATGCGAGAACGGCAATGCCGATGGACTTGCTGGCCGCTGGAACTTTGCTCGCAGCTACCATCCCGGCGGTGTCAATGCCGTAATGGTCGACGGCTCGGTTCACTTCTTTACCGATACGATCAACCGCCAGACTTGGCTGAGGCTGGGTATCCGCGGCGATGGTCAAGTGGTTGGCGACTATTAG
- a CDS encoding thioredoxin family protein has protein sequence MQKAIVVIVAMISFAAPVVLTLATYSSGGFSPAEDVKPRDLPGKILFFSASWCPACRHADPTYQELRNAGYPIRKVDVDSNPTLAQQYGISSIPQFVYVVNGDEKRRVSGSASAARLKRMYRGGW, from the coding sequence ATGCAGAAGGCAATCGTCGTTATCGTGGCAATGATAAGCTTTGCCGCACCAGTTGTGCTGACTCTGGCTACCTATTCATCTGGCGGGTTCTCGCCGGCCGAAGATGTCAAACCACGCGATCTGCCAGGTAAGATCCTCTTCTTCTCGGCGAGTTGGTGTCCGGCGTGTCGTCACGCAGATCCTACGTATCAGGAACTACGTAACGCTGGCTATCCGATCCGAAAAGTTGACGTCGACTCCAATCCGACATTGGCTCAGCAGTACGGGATCAGTTCGATTCCCCAGTTTGTTTACGTGGTCAACGGGGACGAAAAACGCCGAGTTAGCGGCTCCGCTTCGGCTGCCCGTCTGAAACGTATGTATCGCGGTGGGTGGTAG
- a CDS encoding sulfatase: MRSCWIGLIGILLVTIASSLKAAEEAPRQPNVLFIAVDDLNHWVGHLGRNPQTKTPNIDRLAAMGVTFTNANCAAPACNPSRAALMSGLRPSTTGCYDNGQDWNPVIPKSKTLTTQFLKSGYNVFGAGKIYHGSQHRDGEWTEYFQKKSPKLTLDASAKNDGVGGIKFGPLSNPDSDMPDHLVVDYALEKLGQKHDKPFFLAVGLVKPHMPWSVPLSYFEEFPLDSIALPPHQKNDLADVPSAGVKMAKPDGDHAQMLRSGRWNEAVQAYLATIHFTDIQVGRLIDGLESSQYKDNTIVVLWGDHGWHLGEKEHWRKFALWEEACRAPLIWVAPGVTKQGAVCDRPVDFMTIYPTLCDLASIKVPGHVEGTSIKPLLTDSGSTWEQPALTTFHRDNHSFRSEQYRYIRYADGSEELYDHKADPYEWKNLAGDSQYDEVKQSFLQHLPKTNVPELPRNQGKKKGKKNSA, from the coding sequence ATGCGTTCCTGTTGGATTGGTCTTATTGGCATCTTATTGGTGACGATCGCTTCTTCGTTGAAGGCGGCCGAAGAAGCCCCACGGCAGCCGAACGTGCTGTTCATCGCTGTCGACGACTTGAATCATTGGGTAGGGCATCTGGGGCGAAATCCACAAACCAAAACGCCCAATATCGATCGACTTGCGGCAATGGGCGTGACGTTTACCAACGCAAATTGCGCGGCTCCTGCGTGCAATCCGTCACGGGCAGCACTCATGTCTGGCCTGCGTCCCAGCACCACGGGTTGCTACGACAACGGACAAGATTGGAATCCCGTGATTCCCAAAAGTAAGACGCTCACGACTCAGTTCCTGAAATCAGGCTACAACGTTTTCGGAGCGGGCAAGATCTACCATGGAAGCCAGCACCGAGATGGGGAGTGGACGGAGTACTTCCAAAAGAAGAGCCCCAAGCTAACGTTGGACGCTTCGGCGAAGAACGATGGAGTTGGTGGTATCAAGTTCGGTCCCCTCTCCAATCCCGACAGCGACATGCCGGACCATCTGGTTGTCGACTATGCCCTGGAAAAACTTGGCCAAAAGCACGACAAGCCATTTTTCCTGGCGGTGGGGCTCGTCAAACCGCACATGCCTTGGAGTGTACCGCTGAGCTATTTCGAGGAGTTCCCGCTCGATTCGATCGCGTTGCCACCCCATCAGAAGAATGACCTGGCTGATGTTCCAAGTGCTGGAGTCAAAATGGCCAAGCCGGATGGGGACCATGCGCAGATGCTTCGGTCAGGGCGTTGGAACGAAGCCGTTCAGGCCTACCTGGCAACGATTCACTTCACCGACATTCAGGTCGGACGACTGATCGACGGCTTAGAAAGCTCGCAGTACAAGGACAATACGATCGTCGTTCTGTGGGGTGATCATGGCTGGCATCTTGGTGAAAAAGAACATTGGCGAAAGTTCGCGCTGTGGGAAGAGGCCTGTCGGGCACCTCTGATTTGGGTGGCTCCAGGCGTAACCAAGCAAGGTGCTGTCTGCGATCGCCCGGTCGATTTCATGACGATCTATCCCACGCTCTGCGACCTGGCATCGATCAAAGTACCAGGGCATGTCGAGGGGACAAGTATCAAGCCACTTCTAACGGATTCCGGTAGTACCTGGGAGCAGCCAGCGCTGACGACCTTCCACCGCGATAACCACAGCTTCCGAAGCGAGCAGTACCGATACATTCGCTATGCAGATGGAAGCGAGGAACTCTACGATCACAAAGCGGACCCCTACGAGTGGAAGAATCTGGCGGGTGATTCGCAGTACGACGAAGTCAAGCAATCGTTCCTGCAGCACCTACCAAAGACGAACGTGCCTGAGTTGCCGAGAAATCAAGGAAAGAAAAAAGGCAAGAAAAACTCTGCGTAA
- a CDS encoding metallophosphoesterase family protein, which translates to MKSMLVAPSFLWIAFILLGTAVAQEKPMTDTPNLVHDRHMHHHNDHHATEQPTEKRFFTTRSSQVMLPLPSEQDAFVFAVFGDRTGGPKEGVNVLADAVRDVNLIEPDLVMTVGDLINGYNGTEEWLGQMREFKTIMKELLCPWFPVAGNHDVYWRPLDDPKMPKTQHDEHYEMHFGPLWYSFQHKKCNFIVIYSDEGDPETGEKNFQKASAQKISDDQFAFLKESLERGKKDDHQFIFLHHPRWLGGNYGNDWKERVHPLLKEAGNVTAVFAGHIHYMRYDPQDGIEYVTLATVGGGQSAKVPEAGYLHQYHLVTVRPQQVAMAAFPVGEAMDVREITAELQQQAIKLAEQKPEVKTTLTPAGDDLHEGTITTTIENPTKNPIDFTLTPSSRDSRWSISPNHTHGHVKPGESQKITFHVRYRGKMDNESFHGVELVLDQDFLAKTTRYAIPQVRAAVEFSQPE; encoded by the coding sequence ATGAAAAGCATGCTTGTGGCACCAAGCTTCCTTTGGATTGCGTTTATTCTTCTGGGCACCGCTGTCGCTCAGGAGAAGCCGATGACCGATACGCCCAACCTGGTGCACGATCGCCATATGCACCATCACAACGATCACCACGCAACGGAGCAACCGACGGAAAAGCGGTTCTTCACCACGCGTTCCAGCCAGGTCATGTTGCCGCTTCCCAGCGAACAAGACGCGTTCGTGTTTGCGGTATTTGGCGATCGAACCGGCGGCCCTAAGGAAGGGGTCAACGTTCTGGCCGATGCCGTACGCGACGTCAACCTAATTGAGCCAGACCTGGTGATGACCGTGGGTGACTTGATCAACGGTTACAACGGAACCGAAGAGTGGCTCGGGCAGATGCGCGAGTTCAAAACGATCATGAAAGAACTACTTTGCCCATGGTTTCCGGTCGCAGGCAATCACGACGTCTATTGGCGTCCGTTGGACGATCCGAAAATGCCCAAGACGCAGCACGATGAGCATTACGAAATGCATTTCGGACCGCTGTGGTACTCGTTTCAGCACAAGAAGTGCAATTTCATCGTCATCTACTCCGATGAAGGAGATCCGGAGACAGGCGAAAAGAATTTCCAGAAGGCGAGTGCCCAGAAGATCAGTGACGATCAGTTTGCGTTCCTCAAGGAATCGCTCGAGCGTGGTAAGAAGGATGATCATCAATTCATTTTCCTTCATCACCCGCGTTGGCTCGGTGGTAATTATGGAAATGATTGGAAAGAACGCGTTCACCCTCTTCTTAAAGAAGCAGGCAACGTGACGGCTGTCTTCGCAGGCCATATCCACTACATGCGCTATGACCCACAAGACGGCATCGAGTACGTCACCTTGGCAACGGTCGGTGGCGGGCAATCAGCCAAGGTGCCTGAGGCTGGCTACCTGCATCAATACCATCTGGTCACCGTGCGTCCCCAACAGGTCGCCATGGCCGCGTTTCCCGTTGGGGAAGCAATGGACGTCCGCGAGATCACGGCCGAACTGCAACAACAAGCCATCAAGCTGGCCGAACAGAAGCCGGAGGTCAAGACGACACTGACACCAGCAGGAGATGATCTTCACGAGGGAACGATCACCACGACGATCGAGAATCCAACCAAAAATCCGATCGACTTCACCCTGACCCCATCCAGCCGCGACTCACGTTGGAGCATTTCGCCGAACCACACCCACGGCCACGTCAAGCCAGGCGAATCGCAGAAGATCACGTTCCACGTACGCTACCGCGGCAAGATGGATAACGAATCGTTCCACGGAGTTGAACTGGTTCTCGATCAGGACTTCCTGGCGAAGACGACGCGTTATGCGATTCCACAGGTGCGGGCTGCGGTGGAGTTCTCGCAGCCGGAATAG
- a CDS encoding sugar phosphate isomerase/epimerase family protein — translation MNALNAKTFSSRRNFLGLAAAASMIPLSQALQAQEAKSGEESGARKTSPIVLSTYSLWRFRNEELRDFHKCIDIADEYGFDGVELLLYQLQQNEMLSHSKMMSYKRHALRLGLPLVGLSTHQGFVTPDREKRKENIDRTIGQIEIAYQFGIPVMRVNTGTWGTSASFDDLMANRGIESPLEGYTDEDAFPWVIEALEKCLPTAEKCGVVLALENHWGLGLTPEGILRIVNAIDSPWLQICTDTGNFLDDPYDRLEKIAPQTIFVQAKTYYGGGQWYTLDLDYDRIGDILRKHNYRGYISLEFEGMEDYQTAIPQSLALLRNAFARA, via the coding sequence ATGAATGCTCTCAACGCCAAAACGTTCTCGTCACGAAGAAACTTTCTCGGGCTTGCCGCCGCCGCGTCAATGATTCCCCTGAGCCAGGCCTTACAGGCACAAGAAGCGAAGTCGGGTGAGGAGAGCGGCGCGCGTAAGACTTCGCCGATCGTTCTTTCAACTTACTCACTGTGGCGGTTTCGCAATGAAGAACTGCGCGACTTTCACAAGTGCATCGACATCGCGGACGAGTACGGTTTTGATGGGGTCGAACTGCTGCTTTATCAACTGCAGCAGAATGAAATGCTAAGCCACTCGAAGATGATGTCGTACAAACGACACGCTTTGCGACTCGGTCTGCCGCTGGTTGGACTTTCAACCCATCAAGGTTTCGTAACGCCTGACCGGGAGAAGCGAAAAGAGAATATCGACCGCACGATTGGGCAAATCGAAATTGCCTACCAATTTGGTATTCCCGTGATGCGGGTGAATACAGGAACCTGGGGAACGTCGGCCAGTTTTGACGATCTGATGGCCAATCGCGGAATCGAATCGCCGCTGGAAGGTTACACGGACGAAGATGCGTTTCCATGGGTGATCGAAGCTTTGGAGAAGTGCCTGCCTACGGCCGAGAAGTGCGGTGTTGTGTTGGCTTTGGAGAATCACTGGGGTTTAGGGCTGACGCCTGAGGGGATTCTGAGGATCGTTAACGCGATCGATTCCCCCTGGCTGCAGATATGTACCGACACCGGGAACTTCCTCGACGATCCGTACGATCGTCTCGAAAAGATCGCCCCCCAAACGATCTTTGTTCAGGCAAAGACGTACTACGGGGGAGGGCAGTGGTATACGCTCGATCTCGACTACGACCGCATCGGCGACATTTTGCGAAAGCATAACTATCGCGGCTATATCTCTCTCGAATTCGAGGGCATGGAAGACTACCAGACTGCCATTCCACAAAGTCTGGCGCTCCTGCGAAATGCCTTTGCCAGGGCTTGA
- a CDS encoding WD40 repeat domain-containing protein — translation MAEEANSEIPEDSGTPLIQKYGVLSVLVVLLMIGVGRIVLQSGFLEPELGEVILEQKGPVWALAADSQSRSLAAGGKDKAIRIWDTQQSKLTDTLYGHTNDVTVLAFDSSGQRLVSGSLDKTAVVWDVATARDLFRLVGHEERIEGVSFDPTGNTLATASWDKTVRLWDAKTGEHLKTLEGATKGLNSVAFSPDGQLIAAGGWDYRVHVWSVESGQLLTSILEHGGGVMDLAFSPDGSLLASAAWDSTVITWDMQSMKLANVYGGLNGWIVSVAFSPDGQRIAASAEGGQLIVWDQPSRKIVQQCPGHSGRVTNVDFLGDGNHITSSGEDGTIRMWEF, via the coding sequence ATGGCAGAAGAAGCAAACAGCGAAATTCCGGAAGACTCAGGAACGCCCTTGATTCAGAAGTATGGCGTGCTGAGTGTGCTGGTCGTCTTGCTGATGATTGGCGTGGGAAGGATCGTACTGCAGAGTGGTTTCCTCGAGCCTGAACTCGGCGAAGTCATTCTCGAACAGAAAGGCCCCGTTTGGGCTTTGGCTGCGGATTCCCAATCTCGCTCTTTGGCCGCTGGTGGTAAAGACAAAGCCATTCGTATCTGGGACACACAGCAAAGCAAACTGACCGATACCTTATACGGCCACACCAACGACGTGACGGTTTTGGCATTCGATTCCAGCGGGCAGCGGCTGGTTAGCGGAAGTCTCGACAAGACGGCCGTCGTTTGGGATGTTGCCACCGCGCGTGATCTCTTCAGACTTGTCGGTCACGAAGAGCGAATCGAAGGAGTGTCTTTCGATCCGACCGGCAATACGCTCGCCACGGCCAGTTGGGATAAAACCGTCCGACTCTGGGATGCCAAGACTGGCGAGCATTTGAAAACATTGGAAGGCGCGACGAAAGGTCTTAATAGCGTTGCATTTAGCCCTGATGGCCAGCTGATTGCCGCAGGGGGCTGGGATTATCGGGTCCATGTCTGGTCGGTCGAGTCAGGCCAACTGCTGACGAGCATACTTGAGCACGGCGGCGGCGTGATGGACCTGGCGTTCAGCCCCGATGGAAGCTTGCTCGCGTCGGCCGCATGGGACAGCACGGTCATCACCTGGGACATGCAATCGATGAAGCTGGCCAACGTCTATGGCGGTTTGAATGGCTGGATTGTTTCCGTCGCGTTTAGCCCGGACGGCCAGCGAATCGCCGCTTCGGCTGAAGGAGGCCAACTCATTGTGTGGGATCAGCCATCCCGGAAGATCGTCCAGCAATGCCCAGGACATAGTGGCCGAGTGACCAACGTCGATTTCCTAGGGGACGGTAACCACATTACGAGCAGTGGCGAGGACGGCACAATCCGCATGTGGGAGTTTTGA